Below is a genomic region from Leucobacter exalbidus.
CCGGCAACGTATCGCTGGAATGAGGCCTTATGCTGCTGCACCACGCTGGCAACCTCAGGGTGCGTGGCTCCGAGCTCACCAAACGCGTTGATAAACGCGCAGCCGCGAAAGCTGCCCGTGCAGAACCAGTCGTCGAGATAGTCGTAGATCGCAAGCAGCTGCGCTTTGGGGCTCTCGCCCGCGGCGGTTACGCGCCCGGCGACGCCAGCTTCCCATTCATCATGTTTGCGCGCCAGTACCGCAGCGACGATGTCGTTCTTGGTGGCGAACTGACCATACAGGCGACGCAGTGACACACCGGCGGTCGCGCGCAGTTCGTCCATCCCTACCGCAGCGTAACCCTTGCTGTAGTACAGATTTTCGGCGGCTCTAAGTACCAGTTCGCGTGCCTCTTCATCGGTCATGTTTCCATTGTACTTGACACGAGAACGATCGTTCTCTAAAGTTACAATCACGCAGCGAGAACGATCGTTCTCGCAGTCTTAGTTACTCGATCTAAGGAGCACTCTCATGGGTTACATCACAGTTGGAACCGAAAACAGCACCTCCATCGACCTCTACTACGAAGATCAGGGCGCCGGCCAGCCCGTCGTGCTCATTCACGGCTACCCGCTCGACGGCCACAGCTGGGAGCGCCAGACCCGCGAACTACTTGCTGCGGGCTACCGCGTCATCACCTACGACCGCCGCGGCTTTGGCCAGTCGAGCAAGGTGGGCGCAGGCTATGACTACGACACCTTCGCTGGCGACCTCAACACGGTGCTCGAAACCCTCGACCTCGAGAACGTGATCTTGGTCGGCTTCTCCATGGGCACCGGCGAGCTCGCTCGGTACGTGGCCAAGTTTGGTCACGCCCGAGTAGCCAAGCTTGCCTTCCTCGCCTCGCTGGAGCCGTTCCTCGTTGCCACCGATGACAACGCCTGGGGCGTGCCCCAGGAGGTCTTCGACGGCATTGTTGCTGCCGCCAAGGGCGATCGCTACGCCTGGTTCACCGACTTCTTCTCGAACTTCTACAACCTCGACGAGAACTTAGGCTCGCGCATCAGTCAGGAGGCCGTCACCGCGAGCTGGAACACCGCCATCGCGAGTGCCCCGGTGGCCTCATACGCTGTGGTGTCATCGTGGATCGAGGACTTCCGCAAGGATGTGCAGGCCGTGCGCGCGAGCGGCAAGCCCTCCCTGATTTTGCACGGCACAAAGGACAACATTCTGCCCATCGACGCGACCGCCCGCCGCTTCACGCAGGCGCTGCCCGAGGCCGAGTACGT
It encodes:
- a CDS encoding TetR/AcrR family transcriptional regulator yields the protein MTDEEARELVLRAAENLYYSKGYAAVGMDELRATAGVSLRRLYGQFATKNDIVAAVLARKHDEWEAGVAGRVTAAGESPKAQLLAIYDYLDDWFCTGSFRGCAFINAFGELGATHPEVASVVQQHKASFQRYVAGLVEQLGGPESLGPQLAMLAEGAQSTAAISGNNGSAQVARSAAEVLIDAALAGSGSRNAG
- a CDS encoding alpha/beta fold hydrolase → MGYITVGTENSTSIDLYYEDQGAGQPVVLIHGYPLDGHSWERQTRELLAAGYRVITYDRRGFGQSSKVGAGYDYDTFAGDLNTVLETLDLENVILVGFSMGTGELARYVAKFGHARVAKLAFLASLEPFLVATDDNAWGVPQEVFDGIVAAAKGDRYAWFTDFFSNFYNLDENLGSRISQEAVTASWNTAIASAPVASYAVVSSWIEDFRKDVQAVRASGKPSLILHGTKDNILPIDATARRFTQALPEAEYVKIEGAPHGLLWTHAAEVNEALLAFVGK